Part of the Chloracidobacterium thermophilum B genome is shown below.
GTCACGTGCAGGGCATTGACCATCGGCTGCCCACTCAGCCCAAGCTCAAAACGCTTCCACCCGGCCGCCGTCCGGCAGGCAATGCCCTGGTCAAGGCCGGCCCAGAGCTGCACTTCCCCATCCGGGCCGGACACTTCTGCCACCGTGTACACGGCTTCATTTTCGAGACCCAACGACTCGCTTTCGCCCGTATCGGGGCGCAGGGCCAGCAACCCCCGGTTGGTTCCCACATACAGCCGCGCCGGTGTCGTTGCAGCGCGTGACGGACACAGGACATGAATGTGGGCATCCGCCGGGACGAATTCAACACGCGAAGCGCGCAAGGGGCGTCTGTTCTCTGCAAGTTGCCACAAACCGGCCGTGGCCGTGCCAATCCACAGCACCCGCCGGCCCGGCTGCCCGGTTGTCAGCAGCGTGCGGACGTTGTCGGCCGGGAAGCCCTGTTCAGGGCCAATGGTTGCCCATGTGCCACGCTCCCACTTGGCCAATCCGGCCAGCGTTCCGGCCCAGAGAATTTCCGTACCATCGGCGGCGTCCCAGACTTCGGCACACCAGGCCATGTTGGAAGGCAACCCCTGCGCCTTTGACAGCGACCACCAGGCACCGTGGTGCAGGTAGGTCACGCCACCGCCGCCGCCCTGTCCGATCCAAATCCCGCCACTGCGGGGTTGACTGATGAACAGGGAACGCACGAGGTCACTCGACAGCCCCTGGGCTGTTGCGTAGCGCCGCCACTGGCCGCCGGCTTGGGCGTACAGTCCCTGATTCGTGCCGATCCACACAAGGGGGCTGCCATCCGGGCCCTCGACTTCCAGCATGGCGTTAATGGACAGCGTCGCAAGTTCCGCCGGTACTCCTGACAACGCCTGCACCTGCCGGCCGACCACCAGCGCCGCGCCGCGTACGGTGCCAACCCAAACGCTGTCGGGTGCCAGCCGTCGGGACAGGCAGGTGATGTTGTTCGCCGGCAGGCCATCCGCGGTTGTCAATGGTTCCCACTGCTCTGTGCCCAGCACCTGCCGCCAGAGACCGCGGTCCTGCGTCCCCACCCACAGGCAGGGCACAGGTTTGTCGGTTACGCTCAAGCACTGCACCACACAGCCCTGGAGCGGCAGGGCCGCTGGCGGGCGCTCCCACCGCTCATCCCGGAAGCGAAACAGGCCGTCATGCGTGCCAATCCACAGCCCTCCTGCCCTGTCGTCCGGTATGGCCAGCAGCGCAGTGATGTTGTTGGCACGTTCACTGCCGAGAGAAAATGTCCGCCATGGCTGGGACGGATGCGCCAGCGCATCGTAGCGACAGAGTCCGTTGGGCGTGCCCAACCAGACGCTTTCCCCGGTCACGGCCAGCGCCGTCACGAAGTTGGAACCCAAGGCGCGTGGCACAGCAACCGGCGTCCAGAGGCGGCCGTCGAAATAGGCCGCGCCGTCCTGTGTCGCCGCCCAGAGTCGGCCCTGCTGGTCACGCACCAACGCCCGGATGGAGTTCTGGGGCAGCCCCTGCTGGTCGGTGTAGGTTTGCAGCGCCGGCTGGGCTATGCTGAGTGGCGTTGCGGCGGTTGGCGGCGACGATATTTTTCCCGGACGGGGAAGGGATTGCGGCTGCGCCCACCCTCCCAACAGACAAAGCCAGAAGCACAGCAGGACGCACCATGGGCAACGGCGTTCGGACCGACGCCGGGGAGACCTTCGCAGGGGATGGGCGGAAGCCGAATGCCCCTGCACGGTGGCTTTTCGTAAGGCGCTGCCCATGTTCAACACCATTTGAGCATGTGGCGTCCGAAGCTGGTGGGAGACCGGCTGATGGAACCTGGATACCCCGCACTGTGCGCGCCACGCCAAGGCAAGTCAAGCAAAAGCTTCCGGCTGGTCAGGAGAAGCCGGAATGTATTAGAAAATGCACATCACACGCAGCAAGGATGCCGTTTTATGACCCTGCCGTATGTGTCACCGGCTGAGACCGCTTCCCTGACTTCCGCCTGGATACTGGTGGTTGACGACGAGCCATTGATTCGTCAGTCCATTGGACAGGCCCTGCAGAAACAGGGTCATCAGGTTGCACTGGCCGCAGACGGGCGTGATGCCCTTGAGCAGCTTGGCGCGGCG
Proteins encoded:
- a CDS encoding response regulator, with protein sequence MTLPYVSPAETASLTSAWILVVDDEPLIRQSIGQALQKQGHQVALAADGRDALEQLGAATFEFGGL